In Fragaria vesca subsp. vesca linkage group LG5, FraVesHawaii_1.0, whole genome shotgun sequence, the genomic stretch TACAAGGATGACATGCATGCTATGAACTACGACCCAATGATGGCAGGACCCAAAACGGCATATTCATCTCGTTCCAATTCCAGTTACTTATAGAATCAGAGGCGATTAGTGTAGTTCTGGACTTGTCCCCTAAATTGAAAATACCCATCTCGCTTTTTAAGATATCACTATAATCTTTCGGATACTCATCCCGTCTAACACTTTCTGTAGCATAGTATATGCAGTTCGGCTTGCAGCCAGGAATACTTAAAGCTAAAACAGACTGGGATTGGCTCTGACCTAAGAATATTGCATCATCCCCAATGCATTTTACCTCAACCAGCTGAAAGGGGGATTTGTCTTCCTCGTTGAACACGATCTTGCAAACGCCAAAGGAGGTTTCTTCAAACTCATAAAATCTTTGAACGAGCAATAGGTCTCCGTTTGTTGACTCCACGAGATATTGCTCCCAACAACGTGCATGGAAAATATTCCAAGCAGGTTCTGGTTTAAAACCACTATACTGTATCTTCGGCTGTGTAAGGTTAATGCTATCAACATCCAAGGTTAGCATCCCGGAGCCTACCAACTTATTTCTGCTTTCAAGAAGCAAGCAGATTTTGTTTCTATAAAATATAGCATCATCAAACTTAAGGAAATGTTGATCTAGTCGGTCGATCGTGATCCAAGATTCTTGTCCTCCTTTAAATAGCGCTAACGTTGGATTATAAACATTTATAATTCGTCGTACTACGCCGTTTGGTATGCGGTGCGTCAATAGCGCTAACGTTGGATCATGAACATTCATATGTCGTCGTACTACGCCGTTTGGCAATGGTATGCGGTGCGGCAATGGTCTATATAATGCAAATAGCACGTAATAGTTTTCCGGATGCAAAGCTGGGTTAGCAGACAAGATAACTCTGGGGATCCATTCTTTAACATGCTCGAACATTTCTGGGATGCAATGCATATAGGGAGGAAGATGAATCACCTCTGATGCTTTTCCGAAAGGGTTTCGCAGAGTTATTTCATGAACGAGCTTGAATCTTCTATTTTCAGGCCATTCCCCGGTTGATTGGAGTGCCGAGGCCAACCAACCTTGGCTAGAGCCACAAAGGTTCTCATTGTAAGGCATCGATAAACGAATGTTGATGTTGTTGTAGATTTTTCTTTCTGAAACGCTATACAGTAGTCTTTGCTTTGTATCATTATCGGATTCATTAGGGGCAAGCATGAGCATGGGAAGTAGCTTAGGCTTACTCACCCAACGTTGCTTAGTGCAATTGTAGAGTTTTGCAACTTGCTGCAGTTCCTTACAAACAGCCGCGAAACGAACATAATCGACGAGCTCCAACAACTTATCAAGAACACAATACAGAACATCAGTTGGAAGACATGAAATCTGAAGCTTCATCTCTCTTTGTTCGCATCCTAATTGGCCAGTTATTCGTCGTCTTTTAACATGTCTCTCTTGATCTTCTGCTCCTGCTTCTTCGTCTTCTAGACTCATTGACACCTCATTCGACCTAGAAAAACCAATATCATCATCATGCTCCACCATCCCTTATATCT encodes the following:
- the LOC101303042 gene encoding uncharacterized protein LOC101303042 codes for the protein MVEHDDDIGFSRSNEVSMSLEDEEAGAEDQERHVKRRRITGQLGCEQREMKLQISCLPTDVLYCVLDKLLELVDYVRFAAVCKELQQVAKLYNCTKQRWVSKPKLLPMLMLAPNESDNDTKQRLLYSVSERKIYNNINIRLSMPYNENLCGSSQGWLASALQSTGEWPENRRFKLVHEITLRNPFGKASEVIHLPPYMHCIPEMFEHVKEWIPRVILSANPALHPENYYVLFALYRPLPHRIPLPNGVVRRHMNVHDPTLALLTHRIPNGVVRRIINVYNPTLALFKGGQESWITIDRLDQHFLKFDDAIFYRNKICLLLESRNKLVGSGMLTLDVDSINLTQPKIQYSGFKPEPAWNIFHARCWEQYLVESTNGDLLLVQRFYEFEETSFGVCKIVFNEEDKSPFQLVEVKCIGDDAIFLGQSQSQSVLALSIPGCKPNCIYYATESVRRDEYPKDYSDILKSEMGIFNLGDKSRTTLIASDSISNWNWNEMNMPFWVLPSLGRSS